From Nitrospira sp.:
GTCGCTCCATGCGCTCCGCATATAACGGCACGCCGGAGGCCGGGATCGCCCTAAGCGATCTCGGCCTCGCCGAGTTACGCCGCGTGTGGAAGGAGCGTCTTGGCACGCCTCCCGAGATTGCCAGCACCGACCTGACACGGCGCTGGCTCTTGTGGGAACTCCAGGCGCAGGCCAGAGGCGGCTTCGATGCCACGACACGCCGCCGACTTCGACAGCTCTGCAAGGCGTTTCGAGCCGATCCGCCATCGACACCGCTACCCGATACTGGCCCGAGGCCGGGCGTCACACTGACCCGGGAATGGAATGGCGTGACCCATCGGGTGATGGTGCTGGAAGAGGGCTTCGCCTGGAATGGTCAGAAGCATGCTTCCTTGTCGAAGATCGCCTATCACATCACCGGTACACGCTGGTCGGGGCCGCGCTTCTTCGGCCTGCGCCAACAGCGCAAGTCATGACCACGTTTCGCCGGTGCGCCGTCTATACGCGCAAGTCCAGCGAGGAAGGCCTGGAACAGGCATTCAACTCCCTGCATGCCCAGCGCGAGGCCTGCGAGGCCTTTATCAAGAGCCAGGCACACGAGGGCTGGAGGCTTGCGAAGGTCGCCTACGATGATGGCGGCTTTTCCGGCGGCAGCATGGAGCGTCCAGCTCTGCAACGGCTGCTGGAGGACGTGGCCGCCGGCCGGATCAACGTCGTGGTGGTGTACAAGGTCGACCGGCTGACGCGTTCCCTTGTAGACTTCGCGCGAATCGTCGAGACGCTGGACGGCCACGGCGCCAGCTTCGTGTCCGTCACGCAGCAGTTCAACACCACCAGCTCGATGGGGCGACTGACCCTGAACGTGTTGCTGTCATTTGCCCAGTTCGAGCGTGAGGTCACGGGCGAACGCATCCGCGACAAGATCGCGGCCTCGAAGCGCAAGGGCATGTGGATGGGCGGCACCATCCCCCTGGGATACGATATCAGGAACCGCGAGCTTGTCGTGAACGAGGCTGAAGCGGCTACGGTTCGGGACATATTCGACCGCTATATCCGCCTCGGCTCCGTGGCAGAACTCCGGGCGGACCTTCAGCGACGCGGGATTCTCAGCAAACGATGGACATCGTCGACTGGTCGCACCTGGGGCGGTGCGACGTTCAGTCGAGGAGCGCTGTACTGGTTGTTGCGCAATCCCGTGTATGTCGGGCGGGTCGCGCACAAGGGAAACAACTACGAAGGGCAACAGGCAGCCATCGTCGAGCAGGGTCAGTGGGAGCAGGCTCAGGCTCTCCTGTCCGAGAAAAGTGCATCTCGGCAACGGCGTCCCGTCGCTCCGGGAGGCCGTCCTCTCAGCGGGCGATTGTTCGACGACCGGGGCAACGCGATGAGCCCGAGCTATTCAACCAAGCGCAATGGTCAGAGATATCATTACTATGTCAGCCAGGCCCGGCTGCAGAATGACAAAGCAGGTGCCGGTACAGTCGCTCGCGTCCCTGCCAGGGAAATCGAGCGGCTCGTGCAGGAGGCTGTGGGAACCAGCGACAATGACGGATCAGGCTCCGCCTCGGAGCTGCTGCGCCAGCGGGTCGAGCGCGTTGTGGTGCATGCGGACCATATCGAGATCGTGAAGGCCGCCACCGACGACATGCCCGGCGATGACGAAGGAGAAAGCCGAACCATCGTCGTGCCCGCCAGACTTGCCCATCGCAATCGTGCCGTTGTCCTCGACGACGGACGGGCCGGCCCCGATCCTGTCCTGCTGAAGGCACTTGGTCGGGCCCATGAGTGGCGCACCTGGCTTGAGCAGGGTGAGGCCCATTCCTTCCAGGAGCTCGCCTCGAAGGCGGGTGTCACCCCGGGGTACGTTCAGAAAGTCCTGCCTCTTGCGTTCCTGGCGCCGGGTCTGACCCGCGAACTGCTCGATGGCCGGCGGCGCCTGCACGGCGGCCTGATGGCCCGCCT
This genomic window contains:
- a CDS encoding DUF2924 domain-containing protein, with product MRSAYNGTPEAGIALSDLGLAELRRVWKERLGTPPEIASTDLTRRWLLWELQAQARGGFDATTRRRLRQLCKAFRADPPSTPLPDTGPRPGVTLTREWNGVTHRVMVLEEGFAWNGQKHASLSKIAYHITGTRWSGPRFFGLRQQRKS
- a CDS encoding recombinase family protein, which gives rise to MTTFRRCAVYTRKSSEEGLEQAFNSLHAQREACEAFIKSQAHEGWRLAKVAYDDGGFSGGSMERPALQRLLEDVAAGRINVVVVYKVDRLTRSLVDFARIVETLDGHGASFVSVTQQFNTTSSMGRLTLNVLLSFAQFEREVTGERIRDKIAASKRKGMWMGGTIPLGYDIRNRELVVNEAEAATVRDIFDRYIRLGSVAELRADLQRRGILSKRWTSSTGRTWGGATFSRGALYWLLRNPVYVGRVAHKGNNYEGQQAAIVEQGQWEQAQALLSEKSASRQRRPVAPGGRPLSGRLFDDRGNAMSPSYSTKRNGQRYHYYVSQARLQNDKAGAGTVARVPAREIERLVQEAVGTSDNDGSGSASELLRQRVERVVVHADHIEIVKAATDDMPGDDEGESRTIVVPARLAHRNRAVVLDDGRAGPDPVLLKALGRAHEWRTWLEQGEAHSFQELASKAGVTPGYVQKVLPLAFLAPGLTRELLDGRRRLHGGLMARLNRGIPTDWDQQLTSF